The following are encoded together in the Drosophila sechellia strain sech25 chromosome 3R, ASM438219v1, whole genome shotgun sequence genome:
- the LOC6606318 gene encoding soluble guanylate cyclase 88E isoform X2: MYGLLLENLSEYIKSVYGEEKWEDIRRQAGIDSPSFSVHQVYPENLLQKLAKKAQQVLGVSERDFMDQMGVYFVGFVGQYGYDRVLSVLGRHMRDFLNGLDNLHEYLKFSYPRMRAPSFICENETKQGLTLHYRSKRRGFVYYTMGQIREVARYFYHKEMHIELVREEILFDTVHVTFQLTFDNRAFTLASLAMTREEKHLPISAHVLFEIFPFCMVFGADMVVRSIGNSLMVILPELLGKKITAWFDLVRPLIAFKFQTILNRTNNIFELVTVDPVTERFDVQNEDLLQHEDGSEPEKSLRLKGQMVYMENWRMIMFLGTPVMPDLTSLITTGLYINDLSMHDFSRDLMLAGTQQSVELKLALDQEQQKSKKLEESMRLLDEEMRRTDELLYQMIPKQVADRLRRGENPIDTCEMFDSVSILFSDIVTFTEICSRITPMEVVSMLNAMYSIFDKLTERNSVYKVETIGDAYMVVAGAPDKDANHAERVCDMALDMVDAITDLKDPSTGQHLRIRVGVHSGAVVAGIVGLKMPRYCLFGDTVNTASRMESTSIAMKVHISESTKVLIGPNYKIIERGEIDVKGKGTMGTYWLEERENRLPLQLTAALQVHPVSPVPSTPTPKTKAIMPPVSKPLTPMVPVSVSLAVSIPAANVPAVDVMAPSSSISGLVLTAAAAAHMSLHHQAVVAEALTGPSVEVPPPVASGATGAAAGGGAPPDDRNSRIYSPVTFKDVARRSVANSPVRSCAPPDQERRRESRSNSTGHVFMRTPSDIFGSLILDTEEFLEDLQISRSSLANNNNNPSPFGFSPTPPFRIGSAPPKPRPSNPDKFTPEELAAMDQLTPPSTAPARETASCSSASLDRDKATKLNSSLDATTPTALAAVICPMRSKSPPMTVAPVVHMVQASTSKGDGQRPGSKDSVSSISLHSPPPHRSNSAPARPHSMSKAARKAFLAAKQTKAMEKLDKMIEEVQEVESQSATKAANMRLALYGHDGAGDLAAGGCPLFLPPPPQQQQQQRLMPSSISDSGLCSHGHSHALSCHHMDPKMSNSQSFQHSPRGGITHQCCSGFGHGNGRHSHRMHSNACRIL, translated from the exons ATGTACGGACTGCTGCTGGAGAACCTATCCGAGTACATCAAGTCCGTTTACGGCGAGGAGAAATGGGAGGACATCCGGCGACAGGCTGGCATCGATTCGCCATCCTTCAGCGTTCATCAGGTCTATCCCGAGAATCTGCTGCAGAAGCTGGCCAAAAAGGCTCAACAG GTGCTGGGCGTTTCGGAGCGGGATTTCATGGACCAGATGGGCGTCTACTTCGTGGGCTTTGTGGGCCAGTATGGCTATGATCGTGTCCTCTCCGTCCTGGGCCGCCACATGCGCGACTTCCTCAACGGACTGGACAACCTGCATGAGTACCTGAAGTTCTCGTATCCGCGGATGAGAGCTCCCAGCTTTATCTgcgaaaacgaaacgaagcAGGGTCTGACCCTGCACTATCGTTCCAAGCGTCGAGGATTCGTCTACTACACGATGGGTCAAATCCGAG AGGTGGCGCGGTATTTCTATCACAAGGAGATGCACATCGAGCTCGTTCGGGAGGAGATCCTCTTCGACACGGTCCACGTGACCTTCCAACTGACCTTCGATAATCGGGCCTTCACACTTGCATCCTTGGCCATGACCCGGGAGGAGAAGCATCTGCCCATCAGTGCTCATGTGCTGTTTGAGATATTTCCCTTTTGCATGGTTTTTGG tGCTGATATGGTTGTGCGTAGTATTGGTAACTCATTGATGGTGATTTTACCAGAACTTCTGGGAAAAAAGATTACGGCCTGGTTCGATCTAGTTCGTCCCTTAATTGCTTTCAAGTTTCAGACT ATACTCAATCGTACTAACAACATTTTCGAGCTTGTCACTGTGGATCCAGTTACGGAGAGATTCGATGTGCAAAACGAGGATCTACTGCAGCATGAAGATGGCAGCGAACCGGAAAAGTCTCTTAGATTAAAAG GTCAAATGGTTTACATGGAGAACTGGCGCATGATCATGTTTCTGGGTACTCCCGTAATGCCGGATCTGACCTCCCTAATAACCACTGGTCTATATATCAACGATTTGTCCATGCACGACTTCAGCAGAGATCTCATGCTGGCGGGTACTCAACAATCTGTGGAACTGAAGTTGGCACTGGATCAAGAACAGCAGAAGTCAAAGAAGCTGGAGGAGTCCATGAGATTG TTGGATGAGGAGATGCGTAGAACAGATGAGCTGCTGTATCAGATGATACCCAAACAGGTGGCTGATAGGCTCAGGCGGGGCGAGAATCCCATTGATACCTGTGAG ATGTTCGATAGTGTTTCCATCCTGTTCTCAGACATCGTAACCTTCACCGAAATTTGCAGTCGCATTACTCCGATGGAGGTAGTGTCCATGTTGAACGCTATGTACTCCATTTTCGATAAGCTGACGGAACGGAATTCAGTGTACAAG GTGGAAACTATTGGTGATGCGTATATGGTGGTGGCGGGTGCTCCGGATAAGGATGCCAATCACGCCGAACGGGTCTGTGATATGGCCCTGGATATGGTGGATGCGATAACCGATCTCAAGGATCCCTCAACGGGCCAGCACTTGAGGATAC GTGTGGGCGTCCACTCGGGCGCAGTGGTGGCGGGCATCGTGGGCCTTAAGATGCcgcgctactgtctctttggCGATACGGTCAATACAGCCTCACGAATGGAGTCCACCAGCATCGCCATGAAGGTGCACATATCCGAGTCCACGAAGGTTCTTATCGGACCCAACTACAAGATAATCGAGCGCGGTGAGATCGATGTAAAGGGCAAGGGCACCATGGGCACATATTGGTTGGAGGAGCGTGAGAACCGGCTGCCTCTGCAACTAACCGCTGCTCTTCAGGTTCATCCGGTCTCACCTGTTCCATCGACGCCCACACCCAAGACGAAGGCCATTATGCCTCCTGTATCCAAGCCGTTGACTCCGATGGTGCCCGTTTCAGTTTCCCTAGCAGTTTCCATTCCCGCCGCCAACGTTCCTGCTGTGGATGTGATGGCTCCATCATCCAGCATTTCCGGTTTGGTACTAACAGCCGCTGCAGCGGCTCACATGTCGCTACATCACCAGGCTGTGGTGGCGGAGGCATTAACTGGACCTTCAGTTGAAGTGCCACCACCAGTAGCTTCTGGCGCAACAGGAGCGGCAGCGGGTGGAGGTGCACCCCCGGATGACCGCAACAGTCGCATCTACTCGCCCGTGACCTTCAAGGATGTAGCTCGACGAAGTGTAGCCAATTCTCCGGTGAGGAGCTGTGCTCCACCGGATCAGGAGAGACGTCGCGAATCCCGTTCCAATTCCACGGGCCACGTATTTATGCGAACTCCTTCCGATATTTTCGGCTCTCTCATCCTGGACACCGAGGAGTTTCTCGAGGATCTGCAAATCTCACGTTCCTCCCtggcaaacaacaacaacaatccgAGCCCTTTCGGATTTAGCCCAACTCCTCCATTCCGTATTGGCAGCGCACCGCCCAAGCCGAGACCTAGTAATCCGGATAAATTTACACCAGAGGAACTGGCCGCCATGGATCAACTGACCCCTCCATCAACGGCACCAGCCAGAGAAACGGCCAGCTGCAGCAGTGCATCATTGGATCGCGACAAGGCGACCAAGCTGAA cagcagtctAGATGCCACCACTCCCACTGCGTTGGCTGCTGTGATATGTCCAATGCGATCCAAGTCGCCGCCCATGACAGTGGCTCCAGTGGTGCACATGGTACAGGCTAGCACCAGCAAAGGCGACGGCCAACGACCAGGCTCGAAGGATTCGGTATCATCCATTTCCCTGCACTCACCTCCTCCGCATCGATCTAACTCGGCACCAGCCAG ACCGCACTCAATGTCGAAGGCGGCGCGAAAGGCCTTCCTGGCCGCCAAACAGACCAAGGCAATGGAGAAGCTGGACAAGATGATCGAAGAGGTTCAAGAAGTGGAGTCCCAGTCGGCGACAAAGGCGGCCAACATGCGTCTGGCCCTCTACGGCCACGATGGAGCTGGTGATTTGGCTGCCGGCGGGTGTCCACTGTTTCTGCCtccgccgccgcagcagcagcaacaacagcgccTAATGCCCAGCTCCATCTCAGACTCCGGCCTCTGTAGTCATGG TCATAGTCATGCACTTAGCTGTCATCATATGGATCCGAAGATGAGCAACAGCCAGAGTTTCCAGCATTCTCCACGTGGCGGAATAACCCATCAGTGCTGCAGCGGCTTTGGACACGGAAATGGACGTCACTCGCACCGGATGCACTCGAATGCCTGCCGGATTCTGTAG
- the LOC6606318 gene encoding soluble guanylate cyclase 88E isoform X1, giving the protein MYGLLLENLSEYIKSVYGEEKWEDIRRQAGIDSPSFSVHQVYPENLLQKLAKKAQQVLGVSERDFMDQMGVYFVGFVGQYGYDRVLSVLGRHMRDFLNGLDNLHEYLKFSYPRMRAPSFICENETKQGLTLHYRSKRRGFVYYTMGQIREVARYFYHKEMHIELVREEILFDTVHVTFQLTFDNRAFTLASLAMTREEKHLPISAHVLFEIFPFCMVFGADMVVRSIGNSLMVILPELLGKKITAWFDLVRPLIAFKFQTILNRTNNIFELVTVDPVTERFDVQNEDLLQHEDGSEPEKSLRLKGQMVYMENWRMIMFLGTPVMPDLTSLITTGLYINDLSMHDFSRDLMLAGTQQSVELKLALDQEQQKSKKLEESMRLLDEEMRRTDELLYQMIPKQVADRLRRGENPIDTCEMFDSVSILFSDIVTFTEICSRITPMEVVSMLNAMYSIFDKLTERNSVYKVETIGDAYMVVAGAPDKDANHAERVCDMALDMVDAITDLKDPSTGQHLRIRVGVHSGAVVAGIVGLKMPRYCLFGDTVNTASRMESTSIAMKVHISESTKVLIGPNYKIIERGEIDVKGKGTMGTYWLEERENRLPLQLTAALQVHPVSPVPSTPTPKTKAIMPPVSKPLTPMVPVSVSLAVSIPAANVPAVDVMAPSSSISGLVLTAAAAAHMSLHHQAVVAEALTGPSVEVPPPVASGATGAAAGGGAPPDDRNSRIYSPVTFKDVARRSVANSPVRSCAPPDQERRRESRSNSTGHVFMRTPSDIFGSLILDTEEFLEDLQISRSSLANNNNNPSPFGFSPTPPFRIGSAPPKPRPSNPDKFTPEELAAMDQLTPPSTAPARETASCSSASLDRDKATKLKKITFSNSSSLDATTPTALAAVICPMRSKSPPMTVAPVVHMVQASTSKGDGQRPGSKDSVSSISLHSPPPHRSNSAPARPHSMSKAARKAFLAAKQTKAMEKLDKMIEEVQEVESQSATKAANMRLALYGHDGAGDLAAGGCPLFLPPPPQQQQQQRLMPSSISDSGLCSHGHSHALSCHHMDPKMSNSQSFQHSPRGGITHQCCSGFGHGNGRHSHRMHSNACRIL; this is encoded by the exons ATGTACGGACTGCTGCTGGAGAACCTATCCGAGTACATCAAGTCCGTTTACGGCGAGGAGAAATGGGAGGACATCCGGCGACAGGCTGGCATCGATTCGCCATCCTTCAGCGTTCATCAGGTCTATCCCGAGAATCTGCTGCAGAAGCTGGCCAAAAAGGCTCAACAG GTGCTGGGCGTTTCGGAGCGGGATTTCATGGACCAGATGGGCGTCTACTTCGTGGGCTTTGTGGGCCAGTATGGCTATGATCGTGTCCTCTCCGTCCTGGGCCGCCACATGCGCGACTTCCTCAACGGACTGGACAACCTGCATGAGTACCTGAAGTTCTCGTATCCGCGGATGAGAGCTCCCAGCTTTATCTgcgaaaacgaaacgaagcAGGGTCTGACCCTGCACTATCGTTCCAAGCGTCGAGGATTCGTCTACTACACGATGGGTCAAATCCGAG AGGTGGCGCGGTATTTCTATCACAAGGAGATGCACATCGAGCTCGTTCGGGAGGAGATCCTCTTCGACACGGTCCACGTGACCTTCCAACTGACCTTCGATAATCGGGCCTTCACACTTGCATCCTTGGCCATGACCCGGGAGGAGAAGCATCTGCCCATCAGTGCTCATGTGCTGTTTGAGATATTTCCCTTTTGCATGGTTTTTGG tGCTGATATGGTTGTGCGTAGTATTGGTAACTCATTGATGGTGATTTTACCAGAACTTCTGGGAAAAAAGATTACGGCCTGGTTCGATCTAGTTCGTCCCTTAATTGCTTTCAAGTTTCAGACT ATACTCAATCGTACTAACAACATTTTCGAGCTTGTCACTGTGGATCCAGTTACGGAGAGATTCGATGTGCAAAACGAGGATCTACTGCAGCATGAAGATGGCAGCGAACCGGAAAAGTCTCTTAGATTAAAAG GTCAAATGGTTTACATGGAGAACTGGCGCATGATCATGTTTCTGGGTACTCCCGTAATGCCGGATCTGACCTCCCTAATAACCACTGGTCTATATATCAACGATTTGTCCATGCACGACTTCAGCAGAGATCTCATGCTGGCGGGTACTCAACAATCTGTGGAACTGAAGTTGGCACTGGATCAAGAACAGCAGAAGTCAAAGAAGCTGGAGGAGTCCATGAGATTG TTGGATGAGGAGATGCGTAGAACAGATGAGCTGCTGTATCAGATGATACCCAAACAGGTGGCTGATAGGCTCAGGCGGGGCGAGAATCCCATTGATACCTGTGAG ATGTTCGATAGTGTTTCCATCCTGTTCTCAGACATCGTAACCTTCACCGAAATTTGCAGTCGCATTACTCCGATGGAGGTAGTGTCCATGTTGAACGCTATGTACTCCATTTTCGATAAGCTGACGGAACGGAATTCAGTGTACAAG GTGGAAACTATTGGTGATGCGTATATGGTGGTGGCGGGTGCTCCGGATAAGGATGCCAATCACGCCGAACGGGTCTGTGATATGGCCCTGGATATGGTGGATGCGATAACCGATCTCAAGGATCCCTCAACGGGCCAGCACTTGAGGATAC GTGTGGGCGTCCACTCGGGCGCAGTGGTGGCGGGCATCGTGGGCCTTAAGATGCcgcgctactgtctctttggCGATACGGTCAATACAGCCTCACGAATGGAGTCCACCAGCATCGCCATGAAGGTGCACATATCCGAGTCCACGAAGGTTCTTATCGGACCCAACTACAAGATAATCGAGCGCGGTGAGATCGATGTAAAGGGCAAGGGCACCATGGGCACATATTGGTTGGAGGAGCGTGAGAACCGGCTGCCTCTGCAACTAACCGCTGCTCTTCAGGTTCATCCGGTCTCACCTGTTCCATCGACGCCCACACCCAAGACGAAGGCCATTATGCCTCCTGTATCCAAGCCGTTGACTCCGATGGTGCCCGTTTCAGTTTCCCTAGCAGTTTCCATTCCCGCCGCCAACGTTCCTGCTGTGGATGTGATGGCTCCATCATCCAGCATTTCCGGTTTGGTACTAACAGCCGCTGCAGCGGCTCACATGTCGCTACATCACCAGGCTGTGGTGGCGGAGGCATTAACTGGACCTTCAGTTGAAGTGCCACCACCAGTAGCTTCTGGCGCAACAGGAGCGGCAGCGGGTGGAGGTGCACCCCCGGATGACCGCAACAGTCGCATCTACTCGCCCGTGACCTTCAAGGATGTAGCTCGACGAAGTGTAGCCAATTCTCCGGTGAGGAGCTGTGCTCCACCGGATCAGGAGAGACGTCGCGAATCCCGTTCCAATTCCACGGGCCACGTATTTATGCGAACTCCTTCCGATATTTTCGGCTCTCTCATCCTGGACACCGAGGAGTTTCTCGAGGATCTGCAAATCTCACGTTCCTCCCtggcaaacaacaacaacaatccgAGCCCTTTCGGATTTAGCCCAACTCCTCCATTCCGTATTGGCAGCGCACCGCCCAAGCCGAGACCTAGTAATCCGGATAAATTTACACCAGAGGAACTGGCCGCCATGGATCAACTGACCCCTCCATCAACGGCACCAGCCAGAGAAACGGCCAGCTGCAGCAGTGCATCATTGGATCGCGACAAGGCGACCAAGCTGAA GAAAATCACTTtctccaacagcagcagtctAGATGCCACCACTCCCACTGCGTTGGCTGCTGTGATATGTCCAATGCGATCCAAGTCGCCGCCCATGACAGTGGCTCCAGTGGTGCACATGGTACAGGCTAGCACCAGCAAAGGCGACGGCCAACGACCAGGCTCGAAGGATTCGGTATCATCCATTTCCCTGCACTCACCTCCTCCGCATCGATCTAACTCGGCACCAGCCAG ACCGCACTCAATGTCGAAGGCGGCGCGAAAGGCCTTCCTGGCCGCCAAACAGACCAAGGCAATGGAGAAGCTGGACAAGATGATCGAAGAGGTTCAAGAAGTGGAGTCCCAGTCGGCGACAAAGGCGGCCAACATGCGTCTGGCCCTCTACGGCCACGATGGAGCTGGTGATTTGGCTGCCGGCGGGTGTCCACTGTTTCTGCCtccgccgccgcagcagcagcaacaacagcgccTAATGCCCAGCTCCATCTCAGACTCCGGCCTCTGTAGTCATGG TCATAGTCATGCACTTAGCTGTCATCATATGGATCCGAAGATGAGCAACAGCCAGAGTTTCCAGCATTCTCCACGTGGCGGAATAACCCATCAGTGCTGCAGCGGCTTTGGACACGGAAATGGACGTCACTCGCACCGGATGCACTCGAATGCCTGCCGGATTCTGTAG
- the LOC6606319 gene encoding uncharacterized protein LOC6606319 isoform X3, producing MFKNHLEMIGRNESPSKKAKFWQSYIRSLKGSEDIRAHEAPRASRPYSSYLDSPSYRSIYDEPATANERVQSSGYRYLPVSRDTYGYSPRAIYDHHYSRTIPANYDAEKAWNDHLKRMQEIERRYPSRYGLYLRDKPLTPNSLVPLEYEPEDKLLAELNKARRSASPFRPARTTRAGSEPYVPPPSYWNREGSVPRGGPSVFDRATSLAPFTRPSFRASSLEPLDELFEL from the exons atgttcaaaaacCACTTGGAAATGATTGGGCGCAATGAGAGCCCCAGCAAGAAGGCGAAATTCTGGCAGTCCTACATCAGGTCCCTGAAGG GCTCCGAGGATATCCGTGCCCACGAGGCGCCCCGTGCCTCTCGTCCCTACAGCTCCTACCTGGACTCGCCCTCCTACAGGAGCATCTACGACGAGCCCGCCACCGCCAACGAGCGCGTCCAGTCCTCTGGCTACAGATATCTGCCAGTGAGCCGCGACACCTACGGCTACTCGCCCCGTGCCATCTACGATCATCACTACAGCCGAACAA TTCCAGCTAACTACGACGCAGAGAAGGCCTGGAATGATCATCTGAAGCGCATGCAGGAGATCGAGCGCAG GTACCCATCTCGCTATGGTCTCTACTTGAGGGACAAGCCACTCACGCCCAACTCGCTGGTGCCCCTGGAGTACGAGCCAGAGGACAAGCTTCTGGCTGAGCTCAACAAGG CTCGTCGCTCGGCCTCGCCGTTCCGCCCTGCCAGGACGACCCGTGCCGGCAGCGAGCCGTACGTGCCACCGCCGAGCTACTGGAACCGCGAGGGCAGCGTGCCACGCGGAGGACCCTCGGTCTTCGATCGTGCCACCAGCTTGGCCCCGTTCACGCGGCCCAGCTTCCGTGCCAGCTCCCTGGAGCCGCTGGACGAACTCTTTGAAC tttaa
- the LOC6606319 gene encoding uncharacterized protein LOC6606319 isoform X4, protein MFKNHLEMIGRNESPSKKAKFWQSYIRSLKGSEDIRAHEAPRASRPYSSYLDSPSYRSIYDEPATANERVQSSGYRYLPVSRDTYGYSPRAIYDHHYSRTIPANYDAEKAWNDHLKRMQEIERRYPSRYGLYLRDKPLTPNSLVPLEYEPEDKLLAELNKALRA, encoded by the exons atgttcaaaaacCACTTGGAAATGATTGGGCGCAATGAGAGCCCCAGCAAGAAGGCGAAATTCTGGCAGTCCTACATCAGGTCCCTGAAGG GCTCCGAGGATATCCGTGCCCACGAGGCGCCCCGTGCCTCTCGTCCCTACAGCTCCTACCTGGACTCGCCCTCCTACAGGAGCATCTACGACGAGCCCGCCACCGCCAACGAGCGCGTCCAGTCCTCTGGCTACAGATATCTGCCAGTGAGCCGCGACACCTACGGCTACTCGCCCCGTGCCATCTACGATCATCACTACAGCCGAACAA TTCCAGCTAACTACGACGCAGAGAAGGCCTGGAATGATCATCTGAAGCGCATGCAGGAGATCGAGCGCAG GTACCCATCTCGCTATGGTCTCTACTTGAGGGACAAGCCACTCACGCCCAACTCGCTGGTGCCCCTGGAGTACGAGCCAGAGGACAAGCTTCTGGCTGAGCTCAACAAGG CTTTAAGAGCTTGA
- the LOC6606319 gene encoding uncharacterized protein LOC6606319 isoform X1, which yields MFKNHLEMIGRNESPSKKAKFWQSYIRSLKGSEDIRAHEAPRASRPYSSYLDSPSYRSIYDEPATANERVQSSGYRYLPVSRDTYGYSPRAIYDHHYSRTIPANYDAEKAWNDHLKRMQEIERRYPSRYGLYLRDKPLTPNSLVPLEYEPEDKLLAELNKARRSASPFRPARTTRAGSEPYVPPPSYWNREGSVPRGGPSVFDRATSLAPFTRPSFRASSLEPLDELFERKLPAIAEADLADSAPADAPSRPLGIFERAGSPSPTPVKAGRWGPRPTEVAYDAEGLPIFHPRNRFRDLLSPSPNLPISSIVRDPFWWDVDDLVPFRATSVPRASSPVARDSYLSPVKNRYLWSKHPARPLTPHRSIL from the exons atgttcaaaaacCACTTGGAAATGATTGGGCGCAATGAGAGCCCCAGCAAGAAGGCGAAATTCTGGCAGTCCTACATCAGGTCCCTGAAGG GCTCCGAGGATATCCGTGCCCACGAGGCGCCCCGTGCCTCTCGTCCCTACAGCTCCTACCTGGACTCGCCCTCCTACAGGAGCATCTACGACGAGCCCGCCACCGCCAACGAGCGCGTCCAGTCCTCTGGCTACAGATATCTGCCAGTGAGCCGCGACACCTACGGCTACTCGCCCCGTGCCATCTACGATCATCACTACAGCCGAACAA TTCCAGCTAACTACGACGCAGAGAAGGCCTGGAATGATCATCTGAAGCGCATGCAGGAGATCGAGCGCAG GTACCCATCTCGCTATGGTCTCTACTTGAGGGACAAGCCACTCACGCCCAACTCGCTGGTGCCCCTGGAGTACGAGCCAGAGGACAAGCTTCTGGCTGAGCTCAACAAGG CTCGTCGCTCGGCCTCGCCGTTCCGCCCTGCCAGGACGACCCGTGCCGGCAGCGAGCCGTACGTGCCACCGCCGAGCTACTGGAACCGCGAGGGCAGCGTGCCACGCGGAGGACCCTCGGTCTTCGATCGTGCCACCAGCTTGGCCCCGTTCACGCGGCCCAGCTTCCGTGCCAGCTCCCTGGAGCCGCTGGACGAACTCTTTGAACGTAAGTTGCCCGCGATCGCCGAGGCTGATTTGGCTGATTCGGCGCCAGCTGATGCGCCCAGTCGGCCACTCGGTATCTTTGAGCGCGCCGGTTCGCCAAGTCCCACTCCCGTGAAAGCCGGTCGCTGGGGACCCCGTCCCACCGAAGTCGCCTACGATGCTGAGG GACTCCCCATCTTCCACCCACGCAACCGCTTCAGGGATCTGCTGAGCCCCAGCCCCAACTTGCCGATCTCCTCGATCGTGCGCGATCCCTTCTGGTGGGACGTGGATGACCTGGTGCCCTTCCGCGCCACCTCGGTGCCCCGTGCCTCGAGCCCCGTGGCCCGGGATTCGTACTTGTCGCCGGTGAAGAACCGCTACTTGTGGTCCAAGCACCCAGCCAGACCCTTGACAC CTCACCGCTCAATTTTGTAA
- the LOC6606319 gene encoding uncharacterized protein LOC6606319 isoform X2, with the protein MFKNHLEMIGRNESPSKKAKFWQSYIRSLKGSEDIRAHEAPRASRPYSSYLDSPSYRSIYDEPATANERVQSSGYRYLPVSRDTYGYSPRAIYDHHYSRTIPANYDAEKAWNDHLKRMQEIERRYPSRYGLYLRDKPLTPNSLVPLEYEPEDKLLAELNKARRSASPFRPARTTRAGSEPYVPPPSYWNREGSVPRGGPSVFDRATSLAPFTRPSFRASSLEPLDELFERLPIFHPRNRFRDLLSPSPNLPISSIVRDPFWWDVDDLVPFRATSVPRASSPVARDSYLSPVKNRYLWSKHPARPLTPHRSIL; encoded by the exons atgttcaaaaacCACTTGGAAATGATTGGGCGCAATGAGAGCCCCAGCAAGAAGGCGAAATTCTGGCAGTCCTACATCAGGTCCCTGAAGG GCTCCGAGGATATCCGTGCCCACGAGGCGCCCCGTGCCTCTCGTCCCTACAGCTCCTACCTGGACTCGCCCTCCTACAGGAGCATCTACGACGAGCCCGCCACCGCCAACGAGCGCGTCCAGTCCTCTGGCTACAGATATCTGCCAGTGAGCCGCGACACCTACGGCTACTCGCCCCGTGCCATCTACGATCATCACTACAGCCGAACAA TTCCAGCTAACTACGACGCAGAGAAGGCCTGGAATGATCATCTGAAGCGCATGCAGGAGATCGAGCGCAG GTACCCATCTCGCTATGGTCTCTACTTGAGGGACAAGCCACTCACGCCCAACTCGCTGGTGCCCCTGGAGTACGAGCCAGAGGACAAGCTTCTGGCTGAGCTCAACAAGG CTCGTCGCTCGGCCTCGCCGTTCCGCCCTGCCAGGACGACCCGTGCCGGCAGCGAGCCGTACGTGCCACCGCCGAGCTACTGGAACCGCGAGGGCAGCGTGCCACGCGGAGGACCCTCGGTCTTCGATCGTGCCACCAGCTTGGCCCCGTTCACGCGGCCCAGCTTCCGTGCCAGCTCCCTGGAGCCGCTGGACGAACTCTTTGAAC GACTCCCCATCTTCCACCCACGCAACCGCTTCAGGGATCTGCTGAGCCCCAGCCCCAACTTGCCGATCTCCTCGATCGTGCGCGATCCCTTCTGGTGGGACGTGGATGACCTGGTGCCCTTCCGCGCCACCTCGGTGCCCCGTGCCTCGAGCCCCGTGGCCCGGGATTCGTACTTGTCGCCGGTGAAGAACCGCTACTTGTGGTCCAAGCACCCAGCCAGACCCTTGACAC CTCACCGCTCAATTTTGTAA